ACGGCCCCGCCGTCGCCGTACGCTCCGAGGACCTTGGTGGGGTAGAAGGAGAAGGCGGCCGCGTCGCCCGTGGTACCCGCGAGACGCCCGTGCTGACGGGCACCGTGGGACTGGGCACAGTCCTCCAGGATCTTCAGGCCGTGCTCCTCGGCGAGCCGTACGAGCGGCGCCATGTCGACGCACTGGCCGTAGAGGTGCACGGGTAGGATCGCGCGGGTGCGCGGCGTGATGGCGGCTGCGACCTGGTCGGTGTCCATGAGGAAGTCGTCCTCGCGGATGTCGACGAAGACCGGCGTCGCTCCGGCACCCACGGTGGCGACCACGGTGGGTGCCGCGGTGTTGGAGACCGTGATGACCTCGTCGCCGGGGCCGATGCCGAGCGCTTCCAGACCCAGCTTCACGGCGTTGGTGCCGTTGTCGACGCCAGTGGCGTACGGCAGCGAGTGGTACGCGGCGAACTCCCGCTCGAAGCCCTTGACGCTCTCACCGAGCACCAGTTGGCCCGAGCCGAACACCGTTTGGACCGCGTCGAGGATGTCGTCCTTTTCCTTGGCGTATTCCGGTAGGTAGTCCCACACACGGGTCGTCACTTGGTTGGCTCCTGGTTGTCGAAACGGATGGGGTGCACAGGCCGGCTCAGGTGTCTGCGGTGGTGGGCGACGCCGAACCGTTGGCCACGACGAACGCGTCGTGGGCCGGTCGTCGGCAGGGCGTGCGTCAGCGGGCCAGCTGCCGGGTAGCTGTCCTCGGGCGAGATCAAGGCATGCCTTTTTCCATTTCTGCGGAGGGATTGGCGGATCGGGGTTCGGTACCCGCTCGGGTGTTCCGGTGTCAGCCGGCGGCGGTCACTTCCATCACGTACTGCCCGTATGGGGATTGAGCGAGCCGGCGGCCGAGGCGGTGGCAGGCTTCCTGGTCGATGAACCCCATGCGCCAGGCGATCTCCTCGAGGCAGGCGATCCGGACGCCTTGGCGGTGCTCCAGGATCTGCACGTACTGGCTCGCCTCGGTCAGCGCGTCATGGGTGCCCGTGTCCAGCCACACGAAGCCGCGTCCCAGGGAGATCAGCTCGGCCCTGCCCCGCTCGAGGTAGACGCGGTTGACATCGGTGATCTCCAGCTCTCCCCGTGCGGAGGGACGTAGGTCCCGGACGATGTCGAGGACCGTGTTGTCGTAGAGGTAGAGCCCGGTGATGGCCAGGTTGGAGCGCGGCCGGGCAGGCTTCTCCTCCAGGCCGACGAGCCGTCCGCGCGCGTCCACCTCGCCCACTCCGTAGCGCTCGGGGTCGCGCACCGGGTAGCCGAACAGCACGCAGCCGTCGATGTCGGCTGCGCTCCCCTGCAGCATGCCGCTGAAGCCTGGGCCGTGGAAGATGTTGTCGCCCAGCACGAGCGCGACGGAGTCGTCGCCGATGTGGTCGGCGCCGATGCGGAAGGCGTCGGCCAGCCCGCGGGGCTTGTCCTGTTCGGCGTAGCTGAGCGACAGCCCGAGCTCGGAGCCGTCGCGCAGCAGCCGCCGGAACAGCGGCAAATCGTCCGGCGAGGAGATGATCTGTATGTCGGTGATGCCCGCCAGCATGAGTACCGACAGGGGGTAGTAGATCATCGGCTTGTCGTAGACCGGGAGGAGTTGCTTCGACACGCCGAGAGTGATCGGATGCAGCCGGGTTCCATGCCCGCCCGCCAGGATTAGTCCCTTCACGCCACTGCCTCCATGTGTGCACTCTTTCCGCGTCGGAGCAGATTTCCGGATACTGGACGGCGGCTGCCTACGGACGAACTTTCCCTTTCGGTGTTCCCGCCCGTCCCGCGGTCCTGAGACTTCCTGGTCAGACCATTGACGAATTGGCTGAGCCGGTCGGCGCCTCGGCGCGGTTGCCTCGTATCGTGTCGACGAATTCGGCTGGGTCCGCAGGCAGGTCGTCGCCCCGCCATGCCACATGGCCGTCTGGACGGACCAGTACGAAGGGCCGTTCGTAGAGCTTTGCGATCTCCTCGTCGCGTCCGTTCCGCACGGTCAGGGGTACGGCTCGCTCGGTGAACGCGCGCTCGAGCGCCGCGAGTTCGCCGTGCTCGGCGAAGGACAGCAGGACGAACCCGCGCCCGAACAGGTCGAGTGTGGAGGTGGTGGCGTCCCACCACGCGTGCGCGGCGCGGCAGCCCGGGTCGCCGCCGGGACGCCAGTCGGCGTCCGGCAGGCCACGACGGATCGGCGCCTGGGGGTCGGCGATGACGATCGGGGAGCGGTAAC
The sequence above is a segment of the Micromonospora sp. WMMA1363 genome. Coding sequences within it:
- a CDS encoding DegT/DnrJ/EryC1/StrS family aminotransferase, producing the protein MTTRVWDYLPEYAKEKDDILDAVQTVFGSGQLVLGESVKGFEREFAAYHSLPYATGVDNGTNAVKLGLEALGIGPGDEVITVSNTAAPTVVATVGAGATPVFVDIREDDFLMDTDQVAAAITPRTRAILPVHLYGQCVDMAPLVRLAEEHGLKILEDCAQSHGARQHGRLAGTTGDAAAFSFYPTKVLGAYGDGGAVITADERTDRNLRQLRYYGMDKVYYVVRTPGHNSRLDEVQAEILRRKLGRLDEYIAGRNAVARRWQQLLGDLTGPGGLLLPTTNPGNTHVYYVYVVRHPQRDAILQALQAYDISLNISYPWPVHTMSGFAHLGYAEGSLPVTERLAKEIFSLPMYPSLSESEQERVAAALRKVLAAL
- the rfbA gene encoding glucose-1-phosphate thymidylyltransferase RfbA is translated as MKGLILAGGHGTRLHPITLGVSKQLLPVYDKPMIYYPLSVLMLAGITDIQIISSPDDLPLFRRLLRDGSELGLSLSYAEQDKPRGLADAFRIGADHIGDDSVALVLGDNIFHGPGFSGMLQGSAADIDGCVLFGYPVRDPERYGVGEVDARGRLVGLEEKPARPRSNLAITGLYLYDNTVLDIVRDLRPSARGELEITDVNRVYLERGRAELISLGRGFVWLDTGTHDALTEASQYVQILEHRQGVRIACLEEIAWRMGFIDQEACHRLGRRLAQSPYGQYVMEVTAAG